A section of the Malania oleifera isolate guangnan ecotype guangnan chromosome 2, ASM2987363v1, whole genome shotgun sequence genome encodes:
- the LOC131148873 gene encoding uncharacterized protein LOC131148873 translates to MVRFSCFNAHVHSHKPKRSFQPPAEAMQKTLEDCPQNQVLKDLTNPASLNKSTQKESHLSNTSTLVACSSSVERRWKSEEINSKHDIESDVEVHQTCNLKKSISLGSELDREGRVSCSNITENEMDQGYFCDDALEHNGLVVPVGSKDPGTSLLNQSQEVLPSESPQVSSDMVNNESIFSIGDAQNLEKEGYKNTDPLLSHECNGDSSEHMSCTRPVIIKSSSMPNIGTHAPTSGDCSPFKYSGPYCRSFEDLNVLEMRHREDVFHEVGSQGIQDRGREIVSCKIDKNNFEIPIEDGVESYNYVGSARDWIVPVMEEVNMMKSFKGGLLENQWDGLPSREFKIKRIEEWVMDLQHCSPLEETNESIHDNDQVKRVSSAVNSFTAAKLDSKDTPGMEAAKQYISSLSAAATTAQLANNGLVVVPFLSAFVSLRVLNLSGNAIVRITAGVLPRGLHMLNLSKNNISTIEGLRELNRLRVLDLSYNRIFRIGHGLASCSSLKELYLAGNKISEVEGLHRLLKLNVLDLRFNKISTAKCLGQLAANYNSLQAISLEGNPAQKNVGDEQLKKQLQSLLPHLVYYNRQPIKVGTFKDNADRSTRLGINAHDRSLRSEHKPTRKGTHGSAPYKVSSLSTHGRKSQAVDSPKQTKRRHGRLPPSGTGATMHHQHHLFDFGSKLLSMRPDFSIHRSRSEGTLGAL, encoded by the exons ATGGTTAGGTTTTCATGCTTCAATGCTCACGTTCATTCCCACAAACCAAAG AGATCATTTCAACCACCTGCTGAAGCAATGCAGAAGACATTGGAAGATTGTCCTCAAAATCAAGTCCTCAAGGATTTAACTAACCCTGCCAGCTTAAATAAGAGCACTCAAAAAGAAAGTCATTTGAGTAACACCAGCACGCTTGTTGCATGCTCCTCTTCTGTTGAGCGTCGTTGGAAATCTGAAGAAATTAACAGCAAACATGATATTGAAAGTGATGTAGAGGTCCATCAGACATGCAATCTTAAGAAAAGTATTTCTCTAGGAAGTGAACTGGACCGGGAAGGCAGGGTCTCTTGCAGCAACATCACTGAGAATGAGATGGACCAAGGATATTTTTGTGATGATGCCCTTGAGCACAATGGGTTAGTGGTGCCAGTTGGCAGCAAGGACCCAGGGACAAGCCTGCTCAATCAGTCTCAAGAAGTTCTTCCTTCAGAGTCTCCTCAAGTGAGTTCTGATATGGTGAATAATGAGTCAATTTTCTCTATTGGAGATGCACAAAATCTTGAAAAAGAAGGCTACAAAAATACTGATCCCCTGTTATCTCACGAGTGTAACGGTGATTCCAGCGAACATATGTCTTGTACCCGACCTGTGATCATAAAATCATCTTCAATGCCCAATATTGGTACTCATGCACCAACTTCTGGAGATTGTTCTCCTTTTAAATACTCCGGGCCTTACTGTAGGTCTTTTGAAGACCTAAATGTTCTGGAAATGAGACACAGAGAGGATGTATTCCACGAGGTTGGATCACAAGGGATACAAGACCGAGGAAGGGAGATCGTCTCCTGTAAGATTGACaagaataattttgaaattcctATCGAGGATGGGGTTGAATCTTATAATTATGTTGGTTCAGCAAGAGACTGGATAGTGCCGGTAATGGAAGAGGTAAACATGATGAAAAGCTTTAAAGGCGGACTTTTGGAGAATCAATGGGATGGGTTGCCAAGCAGGGAATTTAAAATCAAGCGAATTGAGGAATGGGTAATGGATCTTCAGCACTGTAGTCCCTTGGAAGAAACAAATGAATCAATACATGACAACGATCAAGTGAAGAGAGTTTCTAGTGCTGTGAATAGTTTTACAGCTGCAAAGTTGGACTCCAAGGATACTCCTGGCATGGAAGCAGCAAAGCAATATATTTCTTCCTTGAGTGCAGCAGCCACCACAGCTCAGTTGGCAAATAATGGGTTGGTTGTTGTTCCATTTCTTAGTGCTTTTGTAAGCCTAAGAGTGCTTAATTTATCAGGGAATGCCATAG TGAGGATAACAGCTGGCGTTCTTCCCCGAGGACTCCACATGTTGAATTTGTCTAAAAACAATATCTCCACCATTGAAGGATTACGTGAACTTAATCGCCTTCGTGTATTGGACCTCAGCTACAACCGGATATTCAGGATTGGACATG GCCTTGCCTCTTGCTCCTCTTTAAAGGAGTTATATTTAGCCGGAAACAAAATCAGTGAGGTTGAAGGTCTTCACCGTCTTCTGAAACTGAATGTCTTGGACTTGCGTTTCAACAAGATCTCCACAGCAAAGTGCCTTGGCCAGCTTGCAGCAAATTACAATTCTTTGCAAGCAATCAGCTTGGAAGGAAACCCAGCACAGAAGAATGTGGGAGATGAACAATTGAAGAAACAATTGCAGAGCCTTCTTCCCCATCTTGTTTATTACAATAGGCAGCCTATCAAAGTTGGCACTTTCAAGGATAATGCTGATCGATCAACTCGCTTGGGCATTAATGCCCATGATCGCAGCCTTAGATCGGAGCACAAGCCCACGAGGAAGGGTACCCATGGTTCAGCTCCTTACAAGGTATCTTCTTTATCAACTCATGGTCGTAAAAGTCAAGCAGTAGATTCCCCAAAACAGACCAAGCGAAGACATGGACGCCTGCCCCCAAGTGGAACCGGAGCTACTATGCATCACCAGCATCATTTATTTGATTTTGGCAGCAAACTTTTAAGTATGAGACCAGATTTCTCAATTCATAGAAGTCGAAGTGAGGGAACTCTAGGAGCTTTGTGA